AATAAAAATTTTCAATCTTTACATATTTACAAAAATATGTTCTGTGAACTGGAAAACACGAAGTGTTTGCGGTTGAAAATCTTCGATTTTAAACCGGAAAAATTTTCTATTTTTCTGTCACAAAACCTTTGGTTTTGTGAACATGCAAACCTGAGCGTAAATAAATGTTGTTATTTACACTTCAGTAATCGGACAATTATCACAGGAGGTATTTCATACCAATCAAATTTATGTGAATTATCCTTACATTGAAAGACAGGTTCAGCGAATCCATTAATAACAAATCCTGCTTTAAAACACGTTTTGAACAACTGTGATAATGGTCTGTGATAATATAATTGAGGTACAGGCTGGTTTACAATTCCTATTCCTTCATGAACGCGAGGATTAATATATTCAAATAAATGAACACCCTTTCTTACACAAATTTCATTACCCGCGTCCTCTGTTTCCACAACCGTTCTCATAGAAGGAGATTGAAAACAAGGATGCATTATTGAAAATACAAATATTCCATTTATTTTAAGTAATTCATATACCATATCCAGAAGTGGAACGACGTCAGCAATATCCATAATTGCCATATTGGACACTGCTTTATCAAATTCGCCAAAATTTTTCAATTTCATTAGTTCTTCATAGTTTGTTGCGTCAATAACTAAAAAATCTATCTTATTTAGATAATCAAAACAGCGTTTTTGTGCATTTTCAATCATTTTACTGCTATAATCAAATGCAGTCACTTTAGCTCCAAGTTCAACTAACCTTTTTGAAAAATTTCCATTACCACAGGCTATATCCAGAACTTTATCTTCAGGACTAATAGAAAGAAGTCTTTCTGTTTCTGGCCTTATAATTTCTCTATGAAACTGATTACTGTACTCTCCCATCTTATTATCCCAAAAATCTGCGTTTTTCTCCCATCTCTTTTTGCTTTCATCAACAGTATCTGCCCAGTTGCTCATATTCACATCCCCAAATAAATTATCAATAGATACACCCCATATCTATTGATAGCCTTTCCCTAACTCTTATCAAACTACATTATTTTATTTTCCTTAAATTTCTAGATAACCGCCAGTTATTGGTTAAAATAATATTATTGATAATATATTTATGGATCAAATTTATAGTATTAATACTAACAAAAGTTCTAATTTAATAAATTAAAATTATTTCACAATAGAAACGGTGAGACTATTGAAAAACCTTATTTTTCCATTTTCGGCAATTGTAGGTCAGGAAAACGTGAAAAAAGCGCTTATACTAAACGCCATAAATCCGGGGATCGGTGGGGTCCTTATCAAAGGAGATAAGGGTACCGGTAAAACTACTGCAGTAAGGGCGCTTGCAGATCTTTTACCCTCGCTTAAAGTTGTA
This Methanobacterium bryantii DNA region includes the following protein-coding sequences:
- a CDS encoding class I SAM-dependent methyltransferase translates to MSNWADTVDESKKRWEKNADFWDNKMGEYSNQFHREIIRPETERLLSISPEDKVLDIACGNGNFSKRLVELGAKVTAFDYSSKMIENAQKRCFDYLNKIDFLVIDATNYEELMKLKNFGEFDKAVSNMAIMDIADVVPLLDMVYELLKINGIFVFSIMHPCFQSPSMRTVVETEDAGNEICVRKGVHLFEYINPRVHEGIGIVNQPVPQLYYHRPLSQLFKTCFKAGFVINGFAEPVFQCKDNSHKFDWYEIPPVIIVRLLKCK